The following coding sequences lie in one Monomorium pharaonis isolate MP-MQ-018 chromosome 1, ASM1337386v2, whole genome shotgun sequence genomic window:
- the LOC105840839 gene encoding putative nuclease HARBI1, which yields MDPRKIIVLRWLRYRNYNTSEDSSSSDDEWKALLYKREKRKHRPRIQNYIDHVVISYIGHEFKSHFRMSKATFKYLLEMLRPYLTRKIKRCPMIPASHQLMIAIWKMATMDSYRSICDRFNVGRATAVRAMRRVSHALFLNSSTFIKWLTGNLAIKVMRGFKESSGFPNIIGAIDGTHIRINAPKENSVDYINRKGFHSIQLQLVCDHRTLITHCYAGHPGSVHDQRVFRQSEVANYLNDEEKFPADSHLLGDAAYEIYQHLLTPFRDNGHLTVAQNNYNYRLSAARVTVERCIGLLKGRMRSLLHCLPMSRVDLIAEYVIACCVVHNICTLRSDDIDVITVLPALQKCNRAEENLQERRDTGGVAKRNLIMHTLLEL from the exons ATGGATCCCAGGAAGATAATCGTGTTGCGCTGGCTGCGCTacagaaattataatacaagtGAAGACTCATCGAGTTCTGATGACGAGTGGAAAgcgttattatataaaagagaaaagcgTAAACATCGTCCAcgaattcaaaattatattgatcaTGTTGTGATCAGTTACATCGGACATGAATTCAAGAGTCATTTTAG aatgtCAAAAGCGACTTTTAAATATCTGTTAGAAATGTTGAGACCATATTtgacaagaaaaataaaaagatgtccTATGATCCCAGCTTCTCATCAATTAATGATAGCTATTTGGAAAATGGCAACCATGGACTCTTACAG ATCTATTTGTGATAGATTTAATGTTGGAAGAGCAACTGCTGTTCGAGCTATGCGAAGAGTTAGCCAtgcactttttttaaattcttcaacATTTATTAAGTGGCTTACTGGTAATCTTGCAATAAAGGTTATGCGAGGATTTAAAGAAAGTAGTGGATTTCCAAATATCATTGGAGCCATTGATGGTACCCATATCCGAATTAACGCACCAAAAGAAAACTCTGTCGATTACATCAACCGTAAAGGATTCCATTCGATACAGTTACAG ttagTGTGTGATCACAGAACTTTGATCACACACTGTTATGCTGGGCATCCTGGGTCAGTTCATGACCAGCGAGTTTTTCGGCAATCTGAGGTAGCAAACTACTTAAACGATGAAGAGAAATTCCCAGCAGATAGTCATTTATTGGGAGATGCGGCATACGAGATTTATCAACATTTATTGACTCCCTTTAGAGACAATGGACACCTAACAGTGgcacaaaacaattataattatcgccTGTCTGCAGCCAGAGTAACAGTTGAAAGGTGCATTGGTTTATTGAAAGGGCGCATGAGGAGTCTATTGCACTGTTTGCCTATGTCAAGAGTGGACTTAATAGCGGAATATGTAATAGCGTGCTGTGTAGTTCACAATATCTGTACATTAAGAAGTGATGACATCGATGTAATCACCGTACTTCCAGCTTTACAAAAATGCAACAGAGCTGaagaaaatttacaagaaaGACGAGATACTGGCGGAGTTGCCAAAAGAAACTTGATTATGCACACTTTATtagaactttaa